From Pseudomonas fluorescens:
CTTGACCAACATGCACGCCCCGGAAATGGCTTCGACAGCAATGGGCTGCGGGGGCAGGGCTTCCTGATGCAGCAGGAAGTCGGAAAACAGCGCTGGCCAGAACCTGGCCAGACGCGACAGCCCGAACGCCCGCATGAATGCGCGCCTGGGCGTGGGAAATACCCGTCGGCCACCGGCCTGCTCAGTACCATCGAGATTGCACAGCAGCCCGCCTACCGCACCTATGTCGGCCGCCCCGTGCAAGGCCGTCAGCAAGCGCTCGATGGCTTGCGGAGCAATAACCGTGTCCGGGTTCAGGAACAGCAGGTTGGGTGCACTTGCAAGCCGTGCGCCCTGGTTACAGGCAACGGCGAAGCCCAGGTTCGCGTCGTTACGAATGATGTGCAGGGCATCGCCCACCGCACAGGTGCTCAGCAACCTGGCCAGGCTGTCATCATGGGAGTGGTTATCCACCACGATGACTCGGGTTGCACCGGCGTCAAGCACCGACTTCACACATGCCTGCAATAGGGCCCCCGCGTTGTAATTGACGATGATCACATCGCATTCGCGCGTTGGCGGCGCGTTGGCCTGCGTATCGAAAACCTGTACTTCCTGTACTTCCAACGGTGTCACTCCCTGTTCGTCCCGTCTGGTTATCGATTCACGTACACGCCCGGTCGCTCAAGGTATCGCCACGGAAAATCGAGTCGTCCAGGAGTTTTCGTGGCGAAACCTGCGCGTGTATGCATCTGATTCATTGAAGTTCAGCGCCTTGTCCATGGCCTGCCGGATGTCCCCGGGCCCCTCCACGAGAAAAGTGCCCGGGCACGTCCCTCGGTGGGCCATCTCGCCAAATACCGTACTGATCACTGGCAGGCCAAGCGCCCGATATTCGTAGTACTTGATCGGGTCGACATACCGTGTCAGCGCGTCGCTGGTGAAGGGAATCAACCCGACATCGAACGCCGCCATGGCTTTCAAGGCGTCCTCGTGGGATACCTCGCCACTCAAGTGGATGTTGCCGGGCAGACCAGCAGGCACAGGGGTGTGCAGCGGGCCGACCAGGCGTATGTCGGCATGCGGAAACGCCTCGGCGAGGGCAATCACGACATCCCAGGCAAACCACTTGGCGATGGTGCCGACGTAGCCCAGGACGGGTGTATTCCCTCGGCCTGCATGCGAACGCTGGCGGCTGGGCAGGCGCTCGATGGCGCAGGCATTGCCGAGCAGCTTGACGTTGTCCGAGCAGGCCAGCATTTGCGTCAGCAGCGCCGAGGAAGAAGCCAGTACCGTGGACACCGATTGAGCCGTGTGGCGTTGGCGGCGTTCCATGGCCCGGCGTGACAGCCCTGTATAGAACTCGGAAAAATTATCCATGGCATCGTAAAAGCTGGCTTCGAAAACAGGCTCCTGCAGCAGTCTCGACGCCAGGTGCGAAGGCTTGCCAATTCCCAGCACCGTGGGCTGTTGCGCAAACTCCCGCGCTTTCACAATCAGCGATTGCCAGAGCGGGCGGTTGATCCAGCCTGAGCCAGGCATCGGCTCGATTGGCAAGGCGCGAGGCTCGAGCACGGTCAACCATGCCGGCAAGGGCGCCTGTGCGACGGCAGGTGCAGGCCGCAGCCTTCTGAAATCGCTGAGTGTGGGAAAACGCGTGGGGTAGGGGTCTATCCAAAGGACGGGGGCGCCGGTTTTTTCATGGAAGCAGCGCACCAGTTCATGGGGTCGCTGGCTGAAGCTATGCCAGCGCATCGGTGAGAGATAGATCAGGCGCATGTGGAGAAATGCGCCGTCAATACCTGCACGATCCGCTCTGCGGCCATGCCATCCCCATAGGGGGATTGATCCTTGATCATGCTCGAGTAGAGCCCCTCGTCGTCGAGCAGATGCTGCACTGCCTGGACGATATCGGCAGTTCGGGTACCCACCAGCTTCACCATGCCATGCTCTATGGCTTCCTGGCGTTCGGTCTCGTTGCGCAACACCAGCACGGGCACGCCCAGGGCCGGCGCCTCTTCCTGGATGCCGCCCGAATCGCTGAGTACCAGGAAGGCGCTCTTCATGACGCGAATAAAGTGGTGGTAGCCCAGGGACGGGCAAAGCTCGATCCGTGGATGTCCTCCCAGCGCCGCCTCGACAGGCACTTTGACGCTGGGGTTCGGATGCACCGGGAAAATCACGCGCAAATCTTCATTGCGGTCGACCAGGTGGCGAATTGCGGTACAGATGTCGAGCAGGGGCGCGCCGAAGCTCTCCCGGCGATGCAAGGTCACCAGCAGGCGGCGTTCACCGTCGAGGGCGCCCTCGGTCGGTTCGTCACCCCGGCGAAGGCTCTGGTGCAGCGCGTCGATCACGGTATTGCCCGTGAGGTGGATGGCCTGGGGGGCAATGCCTTCGCCCAACAAATTGCCGCGAGCCCTAGGGGTCGGTGCGAAGTGCCATTTGGCAATGCGGCTGGTGACTGTCCGGTTCAGTTCCTCGGGAAACGGATTGCCCAGGTCGCCAGTGCGTAACCCGGCTTCCACGTGGCCAAAAGGAACCTGCTGGTAGAAACACGACAGGGCGGTGGCGAATACCGTCGAGGTATCGCCCTGTGCCAGCACGGCATCCGGACGCCACTCCAGCAGCAGTCGCTCGACCTGCGTCAGCAGGCGGCAGGTGAGGGCACTGAGCGACTGTTGGGGCTGCATCAGGTCCAGGTCCAGGTCGGGCTCGATATTGAACTCGCGCAATGCCTGGTCCATCAGTTCGCGGTGTTGCGCGGTGGCGACGACGTGGCAGGCGAACTGGGGCGAACGCTTGAGGGCATGGATGACCGGGGCCATCTTGATGACTTCCGGTCGCGTGCCCACTACTACAACTATCTTGCTTACGGGCATGTCGTTATCCATAACGGTGGGGTATCCAGGTGCCCCATTTTTTCTCGTAGATCGCTTTGTTCCGATCAAACAGGGCCTGGCGTTGGTCAATATCCATAAGGTTGAAGCTCGCCGACAGGTGATGGTGGATAAACACATCCCGAGCACAGGCATTGAAAAAACCCGCTTGCTCGACGCGCCGGCAGTAGTCGTCGTCTTCGAAGAAGCCACAGCCGAACGCTTCGTCCAGCGGTCCCACTTGAGCATAGGTGCTGCGTCGCAACATCACACAGAAAAAAGCCAGGGTCGGCAGTACGAACCACTCTCCCAGGTGCCTGTAGGTATACCCGCAGGCCCGATCAGGCATGTCTGCCAGTGAGTACGTAAGATCGATCTTGGCCTGGTTGCCGATATTGTTGG
This genomic window contains:
- the wecB gene encoding non-hydrolyzing UDP-N-acetylglucosamine 2-epimerase is translated as MPVSKIVVVVGTRPEVIKMAPVIHALKRSPQFACHVVATAQHRELMDQALREFNIEPDLDLDLMQPQQSLSALTCRLLTQVERLLLEWRPDAVLAQGDTSTVFATALSCFYQQVPFGHVEAGLRTGDLGNPFPEELNRTVTSRIAKWHFAPTPRARGNLLGEGIAPQAIHLTGNTVIDALHQSLRRGDEPTEGALDGERRLLVTLHRRESFGAPLLDICTAIRHLVDRNEDLRVIFPVHPNPSVKVPVEAALGGHPRIELCPSLGYHHFIRVMKSAFLVLSDSGGIQEEAPALGVPVLVLRNETERQEAIEHGMVKLVGTRTADIVQAVQHLLDDEGLYSSMIKDQSPYGDGMAAERIVQVLTAHFSTCA
- a CDS encoding glycosyltransferase; translation: MRLIYLSPMRWHSFSQRPHELVRCFHEKTGAPVLWIDPYPTRFPTLSDFRRLRPAPAVAQAPLPAWLTVLEPRALPIEPMPGSGWINRPLWQSLIVKAREFAQQPTVLGIGKPSHLASRLLQEPVFEASFYDAMDNFSEFYTGLSRRAMERRQRHTAQSVSTVLASSSALLTQMLACSDNVKLLGNACAIERLPSRQRSHAGRGNTPVLGYVGTIAKWFAWDVVIALAEAFPHADIRLVGPLHTPVPAGLPGNIHLSGEVSHEDALKAMAAFDVGLIPFTSDALTRYVDPIKYYEYRALGLPVISTVFGEMAHRGTCPGTFLVEGPGDIRQAMDKALNFNESDAYTRRFRHENSWTTRFSVAIP
- a CDS encoding glycosyltransferase family 2 protein, translating into MTPLEVQEVQVFDTQANAPPTRECDVIIVNYNAGALLQACVKSVLDAGATRVIVVDNHSHDDSLARLLSTCAVGDALHIIRNDANLGFAVACNQGARLASAPNLLFLNPDTVIAPQAIERLLTALHGAADIGAVGGLLCNLDGTEQAGGRRVFPTPRRAFMRAFGLSRLARFWPALFSDFLLHQEALPPQPIAVEAISGACMLVKREAIEHIGLWDEDYFLHCEDLDWCMRFHHGGWNVLFVPDAQVTHVFGGCSRNRPYFVEWHKHRGILRFYRKFFRRQYSVFLWVFVVIGVWFRFGLMVGRHAFTRCLAALNNRPREQ